A window of the Archocentrus centrarchus isolate MPI-CPG fArcCen1 chromosome 17, fArcCen1, whole genome shotgun sequence genome harbors these coding sequences:
- the ppm1la gene encoding protein phosphatase 1L, whose protein sequence is MIGDTMTLLSLLGRIMRYFLLRPETLFLLCISLALWSYFFHTDEVKTIVKSSRDAVKMVKGKVAEMMQNDRLGGLSVLDAEFSKTWEFKNNNVAVYSIQGRRDHMEDRFEVLTDITNKSHPSIFGIFDGHGGEAAADYVKAHLPESLKQQLQAFEREKKESALSYASILEQRILAVDREMLDKLSANHDEAGTTCLIALLSDRELTVANVGDSRGVLCDKDGNAVALSHDHKPYQLKERKRIKRAGGFISFNGSWRVQGILAMSRSLGDYPLKNLNVVIPDPDIMTFDLDKLQPEFMILASDGLWDAFSNEEAVRFVRERLDEPHFGAKSIVLQSFYRGCPDNITVMVVKFKSGAGGNSKAGE, encoded by the exons ATGATAGGAGACACAATGACGCTTTTGTCTCTTTTGGGTCGGATCATGCGTTATTTTCTCCTCAGGCCGGAGACTTTGTTTCTGTTATGCATAAGCCTGGCGCTGTGGAGTTATTTCTTCCACACGGACGAAGTGAAAACCATTGTCAAGTCCAGCCGGGATGCCGTGAAGATGGTGAAGGGGAAAGTGGCGGAGATGATGCAGAATGACCGGCTGGGAGGCCTCAGTGTCCTGGATGCCGAGTTCTCCAAAACCTGGGAGTTCAAGAACAACAACGTAGCCGTGTACTCCATACAAGGGAGGAGAGACCACATGGAGGACCGCTTCGAGGTGCTCACCGACATCACCAACAAGAGCCACCCGTCCATATTCGGGATATTTGATGGTCACGGTGGCGAG GCTGCAGCTGACTATGTGAAGGCCCACCTGCCCGAGTCCctgaagcagcagctgcaggcctttgagagagagaaaaaagagagcgCTCTCTCATACGCCAGTATCCTCGAGCAGCGCATCCTGGCTGTGGATCGTGAGATGCTGGACAAGCTCTCTGCAAATCATGATGAAGCAg GAACCACATGCCTGATAGCACTGCTGTCAGACAGAGAGCTCACGGTGGCCAATGTCGGAGACTCACGTGGTGTGTTGTGTGACAAAGATGGGAACGCTGTTGCCCTATCTCATGACCACAAGCCGTATCAGCTTAAAGAGCGCAAGAGGATCAAGAGGGCAG gAGGTTTCATCAGTTTTAATGGATCATGGAGAGTCCAGGGAATCCTCGCTATGTCTCGCTCCCTAGGGGATTACCCACTGAAAAACCTCAATGTAGTAATTCCCGACCCCGACATAATGACCTTTGACCTAGACAAACTGCAGCCAGAGTTCATGATCCTGGCCTCTGACGGCCTGTGGGACGCCTTCAGTAACGAGGAGGCAGTGCGGTTTGTCCGCGAGCGTCTGGATGAGCCTCACTTTGGTGCCAAGAGCATCGTCCTACAGTCTTTCTATCGTGGCTGCCCCGACAACATTACCGTCATGGTAGTGAAGTTTAAAAGTGGAGCAGGGGGGAACAGCAAGGCGGGGGAGTAG
- the arl14 gene encoding ADP-ribosylation factor-like protein 14, protein MGTWVSKPQVQVLLLGLDNAGKSTLLYKLKHNICVSTVPTIGFNVEMLEARKNRNKIAITIWDVGGQGKMRDHWPNFYQNAAAIVFVVDSADQERLSEAQKELEGILRNDERQGRPVILLANKQDVNGALNVTEIKDRFNLRKICLGRDWFVQPCSASTGFGIEEVFKRVVQLVKLPSDPGAVKDNIKDTVHYLRANSRR, encoded by the coding sequence ATGGGCACATGGGTTTCTAAACCACAAGTGCAAGTTCTTCTTCTGGGTCTGGACAACGCTGGAAAATCGACTCTCCTCTACAAACTGAAACACAACATTTGTGTCAGCACCGTCCCTACAATCGGCTTCAACGTGGAAATGCTTGAGgcgagaaagaacaggaacaaaATTGCCATAACCATCTGGGATGTCGGCGGTCAAGGGAAGATGCGCGACCACTGGCCGAATTTCTACCAGAACGCTGCAGCTATCGTCTTCGTCGTGGACAGTGCAGACCAAGAGCGTCTCAGCGAGGCGCAAAAGGAGCTGGAAGGCATTCTGAGAAATGACGAGCGCCAGGGCCGTCCGGTAATACTTCTCGCCAACAAACAGGACGTCAACGGCGCGCTGAACGTCACTGAAATCAAGGACAGATTCAACCTGAGAAAGATCTGCTTGGGTCGGGATTGGTTCGTTCAGCCTTGCTCTGCATCGACCGGGTTTGGAATTGAGGAGGTCTTCAAAAGAGTGGTCCAACTGGTCAAACTCCCGTCAGACCCTGGTGCAGTGAAAGACAATATCAAGGATACAGTGCACTACCTCAGAGCAAACAGCAGACGTTAA